Proteins encoded within one genomic window of Besnoitia besnoiti strain Bb-Ger1 chromosome II, whole genome shotgun sequence:
- a CDS encoding deoxyhypusine synthase (encoded by transcript BESB_037260), with translation MPLSQSSAAECGVKAQSSCECRAAAACDSGVCCQTTGNTSSVSSTAASSNVPKVFGSTYTTESSRPPALATDAVLVVSAPPPDDALVAKGVDFEKCRDLDSLLDSFEHSGFQATQLGRAIREVKRMLAWRLSDEPIAEDDIGTEWEDMEKRKNTKCTIWMSFTSNMISSGLREVFRFLCKHKLIDVLVTSAGGVEEDFVKCLAPTLVGDFHLKGHDLREKGWNRVGNLLVPNSNYCLFEDWIQPILDKMVQEQNAKIRQNMGSPDFCTSDAVWTPSAMIKRFGEEINNEDSVFYWCAKNNIPVFCPGLTDGSLGDNLYFHSYRKRGLIVDIVKDIRSINDIATKCRKSGMIILGGGLPKHHTCNANLMRNGADFAVYINTGSEFDGSDSGARPDEAVSWGKITTEAKPVKVHGDATVFFPLVVGATFAKEFHEQKKKN, from the coding sequence ATGCCACTGTCGCAATCCTCGGCCGCTGAGTGCGGCGTGAAGGCGCAGTCCTCATGCGAatgccgcgctgcggctgcatgcgactCCGGCGTGTGTTGCCAGACGACAGGAAACacctcctctgtctcctcgacTGCCGCGTCTTCCAATGTACCCAAGGTTTTCGGGTCCACATACACCACAGAGTCgagccgcccgccggcgctggcgacggaTGCCGTGTTGGTGGTGTCGGCACCGCCCCCGGACGACGCGCTCGTGGCGAAGGGCGTGGATTTCGAGAAATGCCGGGACCTCGACTCGCTGCTGGACAGCTTTGAACATAGCGGCTTTCAGGCGACTCAGCTCGGCCGCGCGATCCGCGAAGTGAAGCGCATGCTGGCCTGGAGGCTCTCCGACGAACCGATCGCGGAAGACGACATTGGCACGGAATGGGAGGACATGGAGAAGCGGAAAAACACCAAATGCACTATTTGGATGTCTTTCACCTCCAACATGATCTCTTCTGGCCTGCGCGAGGTCTTCCGGTTCCTGTGCAAGCACAAACTGATCGACGTCCTGGTCACCTCGGCGGGCGGCGTTGAAGAGGACTTCGTGAAGTGCCTCGCGCCGACGCTCGTGGGCGACTTTCATCTGAAGGGCCACGACCTCAGGGAGAAGGGCTGGAACCGCGTTGGAAACCTCCTCGTCCCGAACTCGAACTACTGCCTCTTTGAGGACTGGATCCAGCCGATCCTTGATAAAATGGTGCAGGAGCAGAACGCGAAGATCCGGCAAAACATGGGCTCCCCCGACTTCTGCACGAGTGACGCCGTATGGACACCATCTGCCATGATCAAGCGCTTCGGAGAAGAGATCAACAATGAGGATAGCGTCTTCTACTGGTGTGCGAAGAACAACATCCCGGTCTTCTGCCCTGGTCTCACCGACGGCTCGCTGGGCGACAACCTGTACTTCCACAGCTACCGCAAAAGAGGGCTGATCGTCGATATTGTTAAAGATATCCGAAGCATCAACGACATTGCGACAAAATGCAGGAAATCAGGCATGATCATTCTCGGTGGCGGACTGCCGAAGCACCACACGTGCAACGCCAACCTCATGAGAAACGGCGCAGACTTCGCTGTCTACATCAACACTGGATCCGAGTTCGACGGCAGCGACTCTGGCGCCCGCCCCGACGAGGCCGTCAGCTGGGGCAAAATCACGACCGAAGCCAAGCCCGTGAAAGTTCACGGTGACGCCACGGTCTTCTTccccctcgtcgtcggcgccacCTTCGCGAAGGAGTTCCAcgagcagaagaaaaagaactGA
- a CDS encoding SAG-related sequence SRS34A (encoded by transcript BESB_037280) has translation MRHTTFTFRAVALFGVTFAIPCLNAFAVLSTGSLGTGPLLCGDGVKTGEAAPGKSFTFQCGSNFVLDPENTDYVYEGSECSNPRSLKQLIETAELTGPTRTGRTTHREAPVGVYTLAMERAPDDLRVLCYKCIEQDIEPVALSAALMRGTSSLAQAKKECRVVITVKGTLNTTKEPPPTDFTASGATDSTATESDSQITTEAPPPTTSGAIASQVAMTAVFAVVIVPPFPS, from the coding sequence ATGAGGCATACAACGTTCACATTCAGGGCTGTCGCCCTGTTTGGAGTCACATTTGCCATTCCATGCCTCAATGCATTTGCTGTCTTGAGCACTGGCAGCCTCGGAACAGGTCCGCTTTTATGTGGCGACGGAGTAAAAACAGGCGAAGCAGCCCCTGGGAAGTCGTTTACTTTCCAGTGCGGCAGCAACTTCGTCCTGGACCCTGAAAACACAGACTATGTTTACGAGGGGAGTGAATGCAGCAATCCGCGATCTCTGAAACAACTTATCGAGACCGCCGAACTCACAGGTCCGACCAGGACAGGACGCACAACTCATAGAGAGGCGCCAGTGGGTGTGTACACACTGGCGATGGAAAGGGCACCCGATGACTTGCGTGTACTCTGCTACAAATGCATTGAGCAGGATATAGAGCCGGTAGCCCTTTCTGCCGCTCTCATGCGCGGGACATCCAGCCTTGCACAAGCAAAGAAGGAGTGCAGAGTTGTTATTACTGTAAAAGGGACTTTGAATACGACGAAAGAACCTCCACCCACAGACTTTACTGCAAGCGGTGCAACGGACTCTACAGCAACGGAATCCGACTCGCAGATCACAACTGAGGCTCCTCCACCAACAACGTCGGGGGCGATCGCATCTCAAGTGGCAATGACAGCTGTCTTTGCTGTCGTCATCGTGCCACCTTTCCCTAGCTGA
- a CDS encoding ATPase, AAA family protein (encoded by transcript BESB_037270): MQCRIDASLSVWASAPPSTACAVCASSATLAQFGAFSSSFRLLRRARGASSDAEGRARRAAAQSSHSAASASPPSFLSRAAACAVPSSAPGACVVQLFCAEEDLPNPVKLPLNKFLATADVLFSLGLLAPSAASFPADSRASLDFQPLPLAIPAAPEVTVSLAHAPGDEGASDGSARAASTARSRAALQGPPAAWWEELIRAAAESRASSAKSQALSPGASQAASLSAGPADSDKGGGKKGRHKKKSCAETPASSSSSPSPSPSSSSPSSSSSSSSGSSGSSSSVAASLQASRGLLRFLSVALHGVAGVSAQFRSLTLQGHPVTLQLFASPGSVTVDAAAAQAECEANSSARFSSCFRVTRSTQIRFSLQPVQAGESAERVEGEDDPAKGARASPAAGDSLATAEKPRGGLARVGGLHRVLSELLWCLVLPLLRPDLYGAYGVSPPKGVLLQGPPGSGKTFLARAIAEEIQLIADEVNHGEGARAAARASAAPDASSPVSAVLRSLVRLPGAAALQSRPRALPSADADDPTVLVASAASAAASPSASPWVVPPHLELVNATDLISPVMGQTERNIHALFERCRREQRRRIEEAQAEAAACAERARRERGREATAASRETPVSKLNACEGGLAPAAGDAPARQLVGGGTLLFIDEIDAICPRREDATEVGRRAVCALLACLDGVAADGSLFVLAATNYPYLLDDAIRRAGRLERDLEVGVPTAEERHEVLLKLLQTVPHNLQTGDIEELSGLCQAFVPADLRLLVTSAATQALRWMLAVDAATSSEGAEKNDAVLTMQAGPEARQPVTMKHFRRALRDVRPSALKSVAIEVPHVRWDEIGGYATVKQTLQECVEWPLKFADLFKQLKVAPPRGVLLYGPPGCSKTMMAKAVATESKMNFISVKGPELFSKWVGESERAVREVFRKARQNAPCVVFFDEVDAMGGDREAGEAGGVDSRVLSQMLNEMDGIGPVREVVVIAATNRPDLLDAALLRPGRLDRLVYVPLPDWEARREIALKMLKTMPVKSPLAACADCLASATEGYSGAELVMVCREASMVAVREAVARWSNKQLQPASASDSSRNARERVVGATCAKRGEANGSGEGDVFVDERHLMLALSRVQPRTPKSLLEFYEAYHADSCRRGGGGR, translated from the exons ATGCAGTGCCGAATCGACGCGTCTCTAAGCGTGTGGGCTTCGGCCCCACCGTCGACCGCCTGCGCGGTatgcgcgtcctccgcgacgctcgcgcagttcggcgccttctcctcttcgtttcgtctccttcgccgcgcgcgcggcgcctcctccgacGCTGAGGgtcgtgcgcggcgcgccgccgcccagtcCAGTcactccgcggcgtctgcatcaccgccttccttcctctctcgcgcggcggcctgcgccgttCCCTCTTCAGCGCCGGGGGCCTGCGTGGTGCAGCTTTtctgcgcggaggaggaTCTGCCGAATCCCGTGAAGCTGCCGCTGAACAAGTTCCTGGCTACCGCCGACGTGTTGTTCTCTCTTGGCCTGCTCGCGCCTTCGGCCGCCTCATTCCCTGCGgattcgcgcgcgtcgctcgactTCCAGCCTCTTCCGCTGGCGATCCCTGCCGCGCCGGAAGTCACAGTCTCtctggcgcacgcgcctggcgacgagggcgcttCAGACGGatcggcgcgagcggcgtccactgcgcgctcgcgggcagcTCTGCAGGGGCCGCCGGCAGCCTGGTGGGAGGAGCTGattcgcgcggcggctgagtCGCGGGCGTCGAGTGCGAAGAGCCAGGCGCTGTCTCCGGGCGCTTCGCAAGCGGCGAGCCTAAGCGCGGGACCGGCGGACAGCGACAAAGGCGGCGGGAAAAAAGGCAGACATAAGAAGAAATCCTGCGCCGAAacccccgcctcctcctcttcgtctccttctccttcgccatcgtcctcctccccatcctcttcttcctcttcttcctctggcTCTTCGGGGAGTTCGTCGTCtgtcgctgcgtcgctgcaggcctcTCGAGGGCTCCTGCGGTTTCTGAGCGTGGCGCTCCACGGCGTGGCGGGCGTCAGCGCGCAGTTCCGGTCGCTGACGCTCCAGGGGCACCCCGTAACGCTTcagctcttcgcctctcccggCTCTGTCACTGtagacgcggcagccgcgcaggctgAGTGCGAGGCGAACTCCTCGGCGCGTTTTTCCAGTTGCTTCCGCGTGACGCGCAGCACTCAGATCCGCTTCAGCCTCCAGCCTGTGCAGGCcggcgagagcgcagagagagtggaaggagaggacgacCCAGCGAaaggcgcgagagcgtcgcctgccgcaggcgatTCACTGGCTACAGCGGAGAAGCCTCGAGGCGGCTTGGCTCG CGTGGGCGGTCTTCACCGCGTGCTGAGCGAGTTGCTCTGGTGCCTCGTCCTcccgctgcttcgccccGACCTCTACGGCGCGTACGGCGTCTCGCCCCCCAAGggcgtgctgctgcagggccCACCAGGGTCTGGCAAGACTTTCCTGGCGCGTGCGATCGCCGAGGAGATCCAACTCATCGCGGACGAAGTAAAccacggcgaaggcgcgcgggcggcggcgcgcgcctcggcggcgcccgacgcgagCTCGCCGGTTTCTGCGGTTCTCCGCTCGCTCGTCCGCctccctggcgccgcggcgcttcagagtcgcccgcgcgcccttcCGTCCGCGGACGCTGACGACCCGACTGTCCTTgtggcctccgccgcgtcggcggcggcgtcgccctcggcctcgccctgGGTGGTGCCGCCGCACCTCGAGCTCGTGAACGCGACTGACCTCATCAGTCCAGTCATGGGGCAGACGGAAAGGAACATCCACGCCCTCTTCGAACGCTGCCGCAGggagcagcggaggcgcatcgaagaagcgcaggcggaggccgcagcctgcgcagagcgcgcgagacgggagcgcggcagagaggcgacagccgcgagtCGCGAGACCCCTGTCTCCAAGTTGAacgcctgcgaaggcggactggcgcccgcagccggagacgcgccggcgaggcaaCTCGTCGGGGGCGGAACTCTTCTTTTCATCGACGAGATCGATGCGATATGCCCcaggcgcgaagacgcgacgGAG GttgggcgccgcgcagtgTGCGCGCTGCTGGCATGTCTagacggcgtcgccgccgacgggTCGCTTTTCGTTCTCGCGGCTACCAACTACCCCTAcctcctcgacgacgccATCCGCAGAGCGGGCAGACTGGAGCGCGACCTCGAG GTCGGTGTGCCGACGGCAGAGGAGCGCCACGAGGTCCTGCTGAAACTGCTGCAGACGGTGCCGCACAACCTACAGACGGGTGACATCGAAGAG CTATCGGGTCTCTGTCAGGCCTTCGTGCCTGCGGacttgcgtcttctcgtcacgagcgccgcgacacAGGCGCTGAGATGGATGCTCGCCGTCGATGCCGCGACTTCGAGTGAAG gcgcggagaagaacgaCGCGGTCTTAACGATGCAGGCAGGGCCAGAGGCGAGACAGCCCGTCACGATGAAGCACTTTCGCCGGGCACTGCGGGACGTGAG gccgTCTGCGCTTAAGTCCGTCGCGATTGAGGTTCCGCACGTGAGGTGGGACGAGATAGGCGGCTACGCAACGGTGAAGCAGACTCTTCAGGAGTGCGTGGAGTGGCCTCTCAAGTTTGCCGATCTCTTCAAGCAGCTCAAGGTCGCGCCTCCCCGCGGCGTGCTGCTCTACGGGCCGCCGGGCTGCTCGAAGACCATGATGGCCAAGGCGGTCGCGACCGAGTCAAAAATGAACTTCATTTCCGTCAAG GGACCGGAGTTGTTCTCCAAGTGGGTGGGCGAATCTGAGCGCGCCGTGCGAGAGGTCTTCAG GAAAGCGCGCCAGAACGCACCGTGTGTGGTTTTCTTTGATGAGGTTGATGCCATGGGCGGCGATCGCGAGGCAGGAGAAGCGGGAGGG GTGGATAGTCGCGTGCTGAGCCAGATGTTGAATGAGATGGATGGAATCGGGCCTGTCCGCGAGGTCGTTGTGATCGCCGCCACAAACCGCCCGGacctcctcgacgccgccctcctgcggCCCGGCCGCCTGGATCGCCTCGTGTATGTGCCCCTACCTGACTGGGAAGCCCGGCGGGAGATCGCGTTGAAAATGCTAAAGACTATGCCTGTGAA AAGTCCACTGGCGGCGTGTGCAGATTGCCTTGCCAGTGCGACCGAAGGGTACAGCGGGGCAGAGCTTGTCATGGTTTGCCGCGAAGCGAGCATGGTGGCGGTTCGGGAGGCTGTGGCACGCTGGTCAAacaagcagctgcagcccgccagcgcctccgaTTCCTCGAGGAATGCACGGGAGCGAGTCGTGGGTGCGACGTGTGcaaagcgaggcgaagcgaatgggagcggcgagggcgacgtgTTCGTAGATGAGCGCCATTTAATGCTTGCGCTCTCCAGAGTGCAGCCAAGGACACCGAAGAGCCTCCTGGAGTTTTACGAAGCGTACCATGCTGACTCATGCCGtcggggcggcgggggtcGCTAA
- a CDS encoding formyl transferase domain-containing protein (encoded by transcript BESB_037250): protein MASPLRRRNKREGDLPHSSFLSLPLRRYTGNRTFALLCRLLTRPFSPRRASLGSLLPCLLAILAASSPCLSSLLSPLPPAFLAPRQPSFVSSVGPLLSSRPDFALLSSPGAVAGRILPSHASWSPAAPRRSRLSFGGSSLSSSSRPCAAARANSTARACRPLPSSFLALARSGEPAAACLLLSPRTRVSALTCQTGCICLKGPDHHLPARACSPSRRLEGLCAPSLLPDARSRQPPPSTARRTSPPSASSQPSSVSLAPHSPFRHTDRSPRVPPSLRFSPWTATSLTVASSSLDCLQVSSEGSPSGSAPSLSSPPPEALRGERRSPVRVLFIGSPAVALSALKVLLASSRDASSALSSGLSSFASVDITSSRPAPAGESEALELPADAVFGAESPQPALRPLRTPKEDKRGETRILGLPGGFVVSAVLCRAPSRRGRGRRTLVPCPVQSFTEALSPPVPLFSPADLSSPTLLSSLQALSLDLAVCAAFGQKLPESILRLPRHGSVLLHPSLLPRYRGAAPVRRALLNGERHVGVSLLRPSPRFDEGPLLHQLPLRLAGHEHAEEIEEKLFQRGAQALLSSALWTGSRAGGGTGVPQDASKASSARKIRPEDRRISFSGMSASEIHNVIRAVASHGSGVWTNLEIFYFLSELAASPDEGGGAGGAGAATESQAGRGGFEREDVAPGEDGRENIKRATIKVKLLRTRLGFVPAKESDAERRTTQEELGLFLPSRENSLESAGLQASHALSRPASRSAEKGATHSTAEKRKPWSAAASTCAYRLSREICLDVSGALRFVCGDGSVLLVDKLQRESRAAMSGREFWNGLMGFGQERRQTKRGGAGAPLERMCIAEERNEIEGTSQTSCFPQKRPRAVCLRWTL, encoded by the exons ATGGCGTcaccgctgcggcggagaaacAAGCGGGAAGGCGACTTGCCTCATTCTTCCTTCCtgtccctccctctccgccgctaCACCGGAAACCGCACCTTCGCCctgctctgccgcctcttGACTCGTCCTTTCAGTCCACGGCGCGCTTCTTTGGGGAGTCTTTtgccctgtctcctcgctaTTCTTGCAGCCTCGAGCCCCTGCCTCTCTtcacttctctctcccttgcCGCCTGCCTTCCTGGCACCCCGGCAGCCTTCctttgtctcctctgtcggcCCTTTGCTCTCTTCACGTCCAGACTTCGctttgctttcttctcccggcgcggtcgcaggcCGTATTCTTCCGTCCCACGCCTCCTggtcgcccgccgctcctCGCCGTTCCCGGCTCTCCTTCGGGGGCTCTAgcctttcctcttcgtcgaggccgtgtgcagccgcgcgggcgaaTTCGACCGCACGCGCTTGCCGCCCACTCCCCTCGTCCTTCCTCGCTCTGGCTCGCTCGGGAGagccggcggcagcctgtCTCTTGCTCTCCCCTCGCACCAGAGTTTCCGCTCTGACGTGTCAGACCGGCTGCATTTGCCTGAAAGGCCCCGATCATCATCTGCCTGCTCGCGCTTGCTCTCCTTCCCGCCGCCTTGAGGGGCTCTGCGCCCCTTCGTTGCTTCCAGACGCCCGCAGTCGACAACCTCCCCCCTCGACAGCCCGTCGCACttcccctccctccgcctcctcccagCCTTCAtctgtctccctcgctccCCACAGCCCTTTTCGCCATACGGaccgctctcctcgcgtgccgccgtctctgcgtttcTCTCCGTGGACTGCTACCTCTCTGACCGTGGCGTCGTCGAGCTTAGATTGTCTGCAGGTATCTTCTGAGGGTTCGCCCTCGGGCTCCGCCCCGTCCTTGTCCTCGCCACCGCCGGAGGCCTTGCGGGGAGAGCGGAGGTCTCCTGTGCGAGTGCTTTTCATCGGCAGTCCCGCGGTTGCGTTGTCTGCCTTGAAAGTCCTTctggcttcctcgcgcgacgcttcttctgcgctctCGTCTGGGCTATCTTCTTTCGCGTCGGTCGACATCACGTCATCGcgtccagcgcctgcgggggaaagcgaggccctcgagctTCCCGCAGACGCTGTGTTCGGTGCAGAGTCGCCTCAGCCTGCACTAAGGCCTCTTCGGACACCGAAAGAAGACAAAAGAGGAGAAACCCGCATCCTCGGTCTTCCCGGGGGATTCGTCGTCTCGGCAGTGCTCTGTCGAGCCCCCtctcggcgcggacgcgggcgccgcactCTCGTCCCTTGCCCAGTCCAG AGTTTCACCGAggcgctctctcctcctgTCCCGCTTTTCTCTCCCGCGGATCTCTCCTCTCCGACGCTCCTTTCCTCGCTGCAAGCGCTCTCGCTCGACCTCGCAGTCTGCGCGGCTTTCGGCCAGAAGCTCCCCGAGTCCATCCTCCGTCTTCCTCG ACATGGATCTGTCCTTCTGCATCCCTCTTTGCTGCCACGCTACCGCGGGGCGGCCCCTGTGCGACGGGCGCTGCTGAACGGCGAGCGCCACGTCGGagtgtctcttctgcggccCTCTCCGCGGTTCGACGAGGGCCCGCTCTTGCACCAGCTGCCGCTGAGGCTGGCGGGGCATGAGCATGCAGAAGAGATCGAAGAGAAGCTTTTCCAGCGcggtgcgcaggcgctcctgAGCTCCGCCCTGTGGAcgggctcgcgcgcaggTGGCGGGACCGGAGTCCCGCAAGACGCCAGCAAG gcctcgtcggcgcggaAGATCCGACCGGAGGACCGGCGCATTTCCTTCTCGGGGATGTCTGCGTCCGAAATTCACAACGTCAtccgcgcggtcgcctctcACGGAAGCGGCGTGTGGACGAACCTCGAGATTTTTTATTTTCTCTCGGAGCTTGCCGCATCTCCCGACGAAGGTGGTGGGGCAGGGggggccggcgccgcgacagagagtcaggcagggcgcggcggttTTGAGCGAGAAGACGTGGCTCCAGGAGAAGATGGCCGCGAGAACATAAAACGCGCAACAATAAAG GTGAAGCTCCTCCGCACGCGTCTCGGTTTTGTGCCTGCCAAAGAGAGtgacgcggagaggcgcacaACCCAGGAAGAGCTTGGGCTGTTTCTTCCCTCTCGAGAAAACTCGCTCGAATCCGCTGGCTTACAGGCTTCGCATGCACTCTCTCGGCCGGCAAGTCGTTCGGCCGAAAAAGGTGCAACGCACTCcacagcagagaagaggaaacctTGGTCAGCTGCGGCTTCAACGTGCGCGTATCGACTTTCGAGGGAAATCTGTTTAGACGTCTCTGGGGCGCTTCGGTTCGTGTGCGGCGATGGAAGCGTGTTGCTCGTAGACAAGCTGCAACGGgaaagccgcgcggcgatgaGCGGCCGCGAATTCTGGAATGGCCTGATGGGCTTCGGTCAGGAGCGAAGACAGACaaaacgcggaggcgcgggggcgccCCTGGAGCGCATGTGCATTGCAGAGGAGCGAAACGAAATCGAGGGGACAAGCCAAACGAGCTGCTTCCCGCAGAAAAGGCCGCGGGCCGTATGCCTTCGGTGGACACTCTGA